One genomic segment of Myripristis murdjan chromosome 20, fMyrMur1.1, whole genome shotgun sequence includes these proteins:
- the apbb1ip gene encoding amyloid beta A4 precursor protein-binding family B member 1-interacting protein, producing the protein MDDIDAMFSDLLGEMDLLTQSLGVETVPPASPSTSTKELNFSIGFTDLNESLNELEDNDLDALMADLVADLSATEEKLAAEMGTQKEPSPPPQHLPPPPLGLSTLPAPTLDSPTSPERSGGSRLSSPASSAASLSPPPPPQKSKPSKEDIEAQIKADKIKLALEKLKEAKVKKLVVKVLMNDGSSKTLMVDERQTVREVLDNLFEKTHCDCNVDWSLCETNPELQLERGFEDHENLVEPLSAWTRDSENKVLFQERQDKYEVFKNPQNYYLWKKNKKALQEIKDRDKELLIQENFCGTSIIVPDLEGALYLKEDGKKSWKQRLFQLRASGIYYVPKGKSKSSRDLVCFVQFDNVNVYYGKDFKSKYKAPTDFCFVLKHPQIQKESQYIKYLCCDDASSLNLWVTGIRIAKYGVAMYENYKTAMKKAAVTSVWTNRSTPSSSNQSTPSPTIKGKALGQANGHATKPEPGPVSKDFGNASPAPPPPPPPPLNEILPPPPPDPVLPPPPPSLPAKKTSPLPTNFPPPPPAMDSLPPPPLPPPVEDTSEAPPDFLPPPPPAAGFGSLPPPPPMMNSLPPPPPPACFGGVDQSLPPPPPDPGFLPPPPPQMLQGGGAGAPPPPPPPPPPPVAAPRAAIQPAGSVKKMPPPPPKRTTPSLHGGGGGGGGGGGDFMSELMKAMQKKRSDQ; encoded by the exons AATGACTTGGATGCACTGATGGCTGATTTGGTGGCCGACCTCAGTGCAACCGAGGAGAAACTGGCAGCAGAGATGGGGACCCAGAAGGAGCCCTCACCGCCTCCCCAACACCTGCCGCCGCCACCCCTGGGCCTGAGCACTCTCCCCGCCCCCACCCTCGATTCCCCCACCTCACCGGAGAGGAGCGGAGGCAGCCGCCTCAGCAGCCCGGCCTCCTCAGCAGCGTCGCTCTCACCACCTCCGCCTCCTCAGAAGTCTAAACCTTCGAAA GAGGATATCGAGGCTCAGATCAAAGCGGACAAAATCAAGCTCGCACTGGAGAAGCTGAAGGAAGCCAAAGTTAAAAAG ttagtGGTGAAGGTGCTGATGAATGATGGAAGCTCCAAGACGCTGATGGTCGATGAAaggcagacagtcagagaaGTCCTGGATAACCTGTTTGAGAAGACTCACTGCGACTGCAACGTGGACTGGAGCCTGTGTGAGACCAACCCTGAGCTGCAGCTTG AACGGGGGTTCGAAGACCATGAGAACCTCGTGGAGCCACTCTCAGCATGGACGAGGGACAGCGAAAACAAAGTCCTCTTTCAAGAGAGGCAGGACAAATACGAGGTTTTCAAAAACCCCCAG AACTATTATCTCtggaagaagaacaagaaggcCCTCCAAGAAATAAAAGATAGAGACAAAGAGTTATTAATACAG GAGAACTTCTGTGGGACTTCCATCATTGTGCCTGACCTTGAGGGGGCGCTCTACCTAAAAGAAGACGGCAAGAAGTCCTGGAAGCAGCGGCTCTTCCAGCTGAGGGCCTCGGGAATTTATTACGTGCCCAAAGGGAAGAGCAAG TCGTCTCGTGACCTGGTCTGCTTTGTCCAGTTTGACAATGTCAATGTCTACTATGGGAAAGACTTCAAGAGCAAATACAAGGCCCCGACAGACTTCTGCTTTGTTCTGAAG CATCCTCAGATCCAGAAGGAGTCTCAATACATCAAGTACCTGTGTTGTGATGATGCTTCGTCCCTAAATCTGTGGGTGACTGGAATACGAATAGCAAAG TATGGAGTGGCGATGTATGAAAACTATAAAACAGCCATGAAGAAGGCCGCCGTCACATCTGTGTGGACGAACCGCAGCACCCCGTCCAGCTCCAATCAGTCGACACCCTCACCCACCATCAAAG GCAAAGCGCTGGGCCAAGCAAATGGACATGCCACCAAGCCCGAGCCGGGTCCTGTATCTAAG GACTTTGGAAACGCCTCTCCtgcaccacctccacctccacccccgcCACTAAACGAGATCCTCCCCCCGCCGCCTCCAGACCCAGTTCTGCCGCCACCGCCGCCTTCCTTGCCTGCCAAGAAAACCTCACCACTGCCAACAAAtttccctccacctccacctgccaTGGACAGCCTCCCTCCACCGCCTCTGCCCCCACCTGTCGAGGACACCTCCGAGGCCCCGCCGgacttcctccctccccctcctccagctgctggctTCGGTTCACTACCCCCTCCGCCGCCAATGATGAATTCTctaccgccgccgccaccaccggCCTGCTTTGGGGGTGTTGACCAGTCTCTGCCTCCTCCGCCACCAGATCCTGGGTTTTTACCCCCACCTCCGCCACAGATGCTACAAGGAGGTGGAGCAGGGGCACCTCCGCCTCCGCCAccgccacctccacctcctgttGCAGCCCCACGGGCAGCAATACAACCTGCCGGCTCAGTGAAGAAgatgcctcctcctccacccaaGAGGACTACACCATCGCTACatggaggaggcggaggaggaggaggaggaggaggagacttTATGTCAGAGCTGATGAAAGCTATGCAGAAGAAACGTAGTGATCAGTAA